The following proteins are co-located in the Billgrantia tianxiuensis genome:
- the hldE gene encoding bifunctional D-glycero-beta-D-manno-heptose-7-phosphate kinase/D-glycero-beta-D-manno-heptose 1-phosphate adenylyltransferase HldE, whose protein sequence is MKLDLTALEQAHVLVVGDVMLDRYWHGATSRISPEAPVPVVRVDECEDRPGGAANVALNIASLGAHAALSGMVGDDDNARRLVERMEAAGVDTYFESSSGIPTITKLRVMSRNQQLIRLDFEDGLGELDTHGLLARVEQGLPDCNLVILSDYGKGTLNRVEELIALVRGAGKRVLIDPKGNDFTKYRGASVITPNLAEFEAVVGHCRDDDELAAKGAALCAELELEALLITRSERGMTLIRGDHEPLHLPTRAREVFDVTGAGDTVIGVLGLALAAGHGFPEAMTLANLAAGLVVAKPGTATLSIAELYTAVHGDKLAEFGVIEEAPLIEAVRAAQLRGERVVMTNGCFDILHAGHVAYLEHARQLGDRLVVAVNDDASIARLKGPKRPINPLARRMQVLAGLGAVDWVVPFSEDTPQRLIEAVLPDVLVKGGDYRVDEIAGGDAVRAAGGEVKVLGFEDGVSTTAMIATILDRES, encoded by the coding sequence ATGAAGCTTGACCTGACCGCGCTGGAGCAGGCGCACGTGCTGGTGGTGGGCGACGTGATGCTCGACCGTTATTGGCATGGCGCCACCTCGCGTATTTCCCCGGAAGCCCCGGTGCCGGTGGTGAGGGTGGACGAGTGTGAGGACCGCCCCGGTGGAGCGGCCAACGTGGCGCTCAACATCGCCTCACTGGGCGCCCACGCCGCGCTCAGCGGCATGGTCGGAGACGACGACAACGCCCGCCGGCTGGTCGAGCGCATGGAGGCTGCTGGCGTCGACACCTACTTCGAGAGCAGCTCCGGCATTCCCACCATCACCAAGCTGCGGGTGATGAGCCGCAACCAGCAATTGATCCGGCTCGACTTCGAGGACGGCCTGGGCGAACTCGATACCCATGGGCTGTTGGCACGGGTCGAGCAGGGGCTTCCCGACTGCAACCTGGTGATTCTCTCCGATTACGGCAAGGGTACCCTCAATCGGGTCGAGGAGCTGATCGCACTGGTGCGCGGTGCGGGCAAGCGGGTGTTGATCGACCCCAAGGGCAACGACTTCACCAAGTATCGCGGCGCCAGCGTGATCACGCCCAACCTGGCCGAATTCGAGGCGGTGGTCGGCCACTGCCGCGATGACGATGAGCTAGCCGCCAAGGGAGCGGCACTGTGTGCCGAACTCGAGTTAGAGGCGCTGCTGATTACCCGCAGCGAGCGGGGCATGACCCTGATTCGTGGCGATCACGAGCCGCTGCACCTGCCGACCCGGGCGCGCGAGGTGTTCGACGTCACCGGCGCCGGCGATACCGTGATTGGCGTGCTGGGGCTGGCGCTGGCGGCCGGCCATGGTTTCCCCGAGGCGATGACCCTGGCCAACCTGGCGGCCGGCCTGGTGGTGGCCAAGCCTGGTACCGCGACGCTCTCCATCGCCGAACTCTACACGGCGGTGCATGGCGACAAGCTGGCCGAGTTCGGCGTCATCGAGGAGGCGCCGCTGATCGAGGCGGTGCGCGCCGCCCAACTGCGGGGCGAACGGGTGGTGATGACCAACGGCTGCTTCGACATCCTGCATGCCGGTCACGTAGCCTACCTGGAGCACGCCCGGCAGCTCGGCGACCGGCTGGTGGTAGCGGTCAACGACGATGCCTCCATCGCCCGGCTCAAGGGACCCAAGCGCCCGATCAATCCACTCGCCCGGCGCATGCAAGTGCTGGCCGGCCTCGGTGCGGTGGACTGGGTGGTGCCGTTCAGCGAAGACACTCCGCAGCGCCTGATCGAGGCGGTATTGCCCGACGTGCTGGTCAAGGGTGGAGATTACCGTGTCGACGAGATCGCCGGTGGCGATGCGGTGCGCGCCGCCGGGGGTGAAGTGAAGGTGCTGGGCTTCGAGGACGGCGTCTCCACTACGGCCATGATCGCTACTATTCTCGATCGCGAGAGCTGA
- the waaA gene encoding lipid IV(A) 3-deoxy-D-manno-octulosonic acid transferase has product MPRPPSRWPRWLYSAALYLLSPLIWRRVWREHALTNQRRERLGLIPRQPAGTPRIWLHCASVGEVQAARPLVEALLAHYPSRRLVITTMTATGAERVQALVEAMRRAGEPERIGHRFLPLDFPGTARRFVARLEPELAIFFETEIWPNLLTACRRRGVPTAVVNGRLSPRAFRSYRRLRPLMASALAQLDWLAAKSRGDAERFRALGMPTTRIDVVGSLKYDLTPDAATSEASKLLCTRLGSRPVWVAGSTHPGEDEQLLEAHARLRQHYPNALLILVPRHPQRFEAVAELVQERGMTLARRARGEWPDGRTAVYLGDTMGELLTLYGAADLAFVGGSLVPVGGHNLLEPAAMGVPVLTGPELANFVDVAETLRQGGALVEVSGSAMLADTLVTLFLDEAERHRLAEAGLAVVAANRGALALTLAGLARLLPGE; this is encoded by the coding sequence ATGCCCAGGCCCCCTAGCCGCTGGCCTCGCTGGCTCTACTCGGCGGCGCTCTATCTGCTCTCGCCGCTGATCTGGAGGCGGGTCTGGCGTGAGCATGCGCTCACCAACCAGCGGCGTGAGCGGCTGGGGCTGATACCGCGCCAGCCGGCCGGGACGCCCCGTATATGGCTGCACTGCGCCTCGGTGGGCGAAGTACAGGCCGCCCGCCCGCTGGTGGAGGCGCTGCTGGCGCACTACCCGAGTCGCCGCCTGGTGATCACCACCATGACCGCCACCGGCGCCGAACGGGTACAGGCTCTAGTGGAGGCAATGCGCCGGGCCGGGGAGCCTGAACGCATTGGGCATCGCTTCCTGCCGCTCGACTTCCCTGGCACCGCGCGGCGCTTCGTCGCGCGGCTGGAGCCCGAACTTGCCATCTTCTTCGAGACCGAAATCTGGCCTAACCTGCTGACGGCATGCCGCCGCCGCGGTGTGCCCACGGCGGTGGTCAACGGCCGCCTATCGCCGCGTGCTTTTCGCAGCTACCGCCGCCTGCGGCCCTTGATGGCGTCGGCCCTGGCCCAGCTCGACTGGCTGGCCGCCAAGTCCCGCGGCGACGCCGAGCGCTTCCGTGCGCTGGGCATGCCGACGACGCGTATCGACGTGGTAGGGTCGCTCAAGTACGACCTGACGCCGGACGCTGCGACGAGCGAGGCCAGCAAGCTGCTGTGCACGCGCCTTGGCTCACGCCCCGTCTGGGTGGCCGGTTCGACCCACCCCGGCGAAGACGAGCAACTGCTTGAAGCCCATGCCCGCCTTCGTCAGCACTATCCCAATGCCCTGTTGATCCTGGTGCCGCGCCATCCTCAGCGCTTCGAGGCGGTGGCCGAGCTCGTCCAGGAGCGCGGAATGACGTTGGCGCGGCGTGCCCGCGGCGAATGGCCGGATGGGCGTACCGCGGTGTATCTGGGCGATACCATGGGCGAGCTGCTCACCCTGTACGGCGCTGCCGACCTGGCCTTCGTCGGCGGCAGCCTGGTGCCGGTGGGAGGACACAACCTGCTCGAGCCGGCCGCGATGGGCGTGCCGGTACTGACCGGCCCCGAGCTGGCCAACTTCGTCGACGTGGCCGAGACCCTGCGCCAGGGCGGCGCGCTGGTCGAAGTGAGTGGTAGCGCCATGTTGGCCGATACCCTCGTTACCCTGTTCCTCGACGAGGCCGAGCGCCACCGCCTGGCCGAGGCCGGCCTGGCGGTGGTGGCGGCCAATCGCGGCGCGCTGGCGCTCACTCTGGCCGGATTGGCACGCCTGCTGCCCGGTGAGTAA
- the rpiA gene encoding ribose-5-phosphate isomerase RpiA, producing the protein MTQDELKDAVAAAAIAEIEPRLERDTILGIGTGSTANLFIDRLARLRDDFKGAVASSEASAERLRRHGIEVFELNSVGTVPFYIDGADEVNAHLHMIKGGGAALTREKIVAACAERFICIADASKRVERLGAFPLPVEVIPMARSYVARELVKLGADPVYREGVVTDNGNQIIDCFEFMIDDPVAMEARLNAIVGVVTNGLFAARGADVLLLGTEQGVERLTPA; encoded by the coding sequence ATGACCCAGGACGAACTGAAGGACGCCGTGGCCGCCGCCGCCATTGCCGAGATCGAACCGCGGCTCGAGCGCGACACCATCCTTGGCATCGGCACCGGCTCCACCGCCAACCTGTTCATCGACCGCCTGGCGCGGCTACGCGACGACTTCAAGGGCGCCGTGGCCAGCTCCGAGGCCAGCGCCGAGCGTCTGCGCCGCCACGGTATCGAGGTGTTTGAACTCAACAGCGTGGGCACGGTGCCTTTCTACATCGACGGCGCAGACGAAGTGAACGCTCACTTGCACATGATCAAGGGCGGCGGCGCGGCACTCACCCGCGAGAAGATCGTGGCCGCCTGCGCCGAACGCTTCATCTGCATCGCCGACGCCTCGAAGCGCGTCGAGCGCCTGGGCGCCTTCCCGTTGCCGGTGGAGGTGATTCCCATGGCCCGCTCCTATGTCGCACGCGAGCTGGTCAAGCTGGGTGCCGACCCGGTCTATCGCGAGGGCGTGGTCACCGACAACGGCAACCAGATCATCGACTGCTTCGAGTTCATGATCGACGACCCGGTGGCCATGGAGGCACGCCTCAACGCCATCGTCGGGGTGGTCACCAACGGCCTGTTCGCCGCGCGCGGTGCCGACGTGCTGCTGCTGGGCACCGAGCAGGGCGTGGAGCGCCTTACTCCCGCCTGA
- the ilvA gene encoding threonine ammonia-lyase, biosynthetic, with protein MLEATVKKILQAHVYEAARETPISPAPFLSRRFNNQILIKREDLQPVYSFKIRGAYNKMAQLSEEQKAKGVIAASAGNHAQGLAMAAKLMGVKAVIVMPRITPEIKVQAVRARGAKVVLKGDAFAAAAEHAQELIAEHGYTYIPPFDDIDVIAGQGTVAVEILRQHTGPLDAIFVPVGGGGLIAGVAAYVKYLRPDIKVIGVEAEDSACLKAALAAGKRVTLDQVGVFAEGVAVAQIGKVPFKVVRDLVDDVITVNADEMCAAVKDIFDDTRAVSETSGALSLAGLKKYIQQTGVEGQTLLCINSGANTNFDRLQHIAERTELGEQREAILAVTIPERPGSFKKFCRTIGKRMVTEFNYRYADPEEAHIFVGVQVKPGGEDRQAVIDKLREAGYPVVDLTDNELAKLHIRHLGGGRPKEHFAEEVYRFEFPERPGALMNFLTHLPQDWNISLFHYRNHGAAFGRVLVGMQVPNGDRAHVEEHFDEIGYRYWKESDNDAYRLFMA; from the coding sequence ATGCTCGAAGCCACCGTCAAGAAGATCCTCCAGGCTCACGTCTACGAAGCCGCACGTGAAACGCCAATCTCTCCGGCTCCCTTCCTGTCACGCCGCTTCAACAACCAGATCCTGATCAAGCGCGAGGATCTGCAGCCGGTCTACTCGTTCAAGATTCGTGGCGCCTACAACAAGATGGCGCAGCTCTCCGAGGAGCAGAAGGCCAAGGGTGTCATCGCCGCTTCGGCCGGCAACCATGCCCAGGGGCTGGCTATGGCGGCCAAGCTGATGGGGGTCAAGGCGGTCATCGTCATGCCGCGCATCACGCCGGAGATCAAGGTCCAGGCGGTACGTGCCCGGGGGGCCAAGGTGGTGCTCAAGGGGGATGCCTTCGCCGCCGCCGCCGAGCATGCTCAAGAGTTGATCGCCGAGCACGGCTATACCTACATTCCTCCCTTCGACGACATCGATGTCATTGCTGGCCAGGGCACCGTGGCCGTGGAGATCCTGCGCCAGCACACCGGGCCGCTGGATGCGATCTTCGTGCCGGTGGGCGGTGGCGGGCTGATCGCCGGTGTGGCGGCCTACGTCAAGTACCTGCGCCCCGACATCAAGGTGATCGGCGTCGAGGCCGAGGACAGCGCCTGTCTCAAGGCGGCGCTTGCGGCCGGCAAGCGCGTGACTCTCGATCAGGTCGGCGTGTTCGCCGAGGGCGTGGCGGTGGCGCAGATCGGCAAGGTGCCGTTCAAGGTCGTGCGCGACCTGGTCGACGACGTCATCACCGTCAACGCCGACGAGATGTGCGCAGCGGTCAAGGATATCTTTGACGATACCCGCGCGGTGTCGGAGACCTCGGGTGCGCTATCCCTGGCCGGGCTCAAGAAGTATATCCAGCAGACCGGCGTCGAGGGCCAGACCCTGCTATGCATCAACTCCGGGGCCAATACCAACTTCGACCGCCTGCAGCACATCGCCGAGCGCACCGAACTGGGCGAGCAGCGCGAGGCGATCCTGGCCGTGACCATTCCCGAGCGCCCCGGCAGCTTCAAGAAGTTCTGCCGCACCATCGGCAAGCGCATGGTGACCGAATTCAACTACCGCTACGCCGACCCCGAGGAGGCGCATATCTTCGTCGGCGTGCAGGTCAAGCCGGGTGGCGAGGATCGCCAGGCGGTGATCGACAAGCTGCGCGAGGCCGGCTATCCGGTGGTCGACCTGACCGACAACGAGCTGGCCAAGCTGCACATTCGCCACCTTGGCGGCGGCCGTCCCAAGGAGCACTTTGCCGAAGAAGTCTATCGCTTCGAGTTTCCCGAGCGCCCCGGCGCGCTGATGAACTTCCTCACCCACCTGCCCCAGGACTGGAACATCTCGCTGTTCCACTATCGCAACCACGGCGCCGCCTTCGGCCGCGTGCTGGTCGGCATGCAGGTGCCCAATGGCGATCGTGCCCATGTCGAGGAGCATTTCGACGAGATCGGCTATCGCTACTGGAAGGAGTCGGACAACGACGCCTACCGCCTGTTCATGGCCTGA
- a CDS encoding 5-formyltetrahydrofolate cyclo-ligase, whose translation MNDQHDALSSSTFASRRQLRQELRHRRRALSPQQRRQADRALCGRLRQLPEVRRARRVALYLPNDGEIDPRPLIPWLTRRGVRVYLPVLKPLSENSLWFVHYHPGTPMRRNRFGIPEPHTRHGAHRARRLAAWALDLILLPLVGFDDQGQRMGMGGGFYDRSLAFTRRPGPRPTLIGLAHDCQRVDRLPVAPWDVPLDAIASDARVVRP comes from the coding sequence ATGAACGACCAGCACGACGCGCTTTCCTCTTCGACTTTCGCTTCCCGACGCCAGCTGCGTCAGGAGCTGCGCCACAGACGCCGAGCACTGAGCCCCCAGCAGCGACGCCAGGCCGATCGCGCACTGTGCGGCAGGCTGCGCCAGCTACCCGAGGTGCGCCGCGCCAGGCGCGTGGCACTCTACCTGCCCAACGATGGCGAGATCGATCCCCGTCCGCTGATTCCCTGGCTGACCCGCCGCGGAGTTCGCGTCTACCTGCCGGTCTTGAAACCGCTGTCGGAGAACAGCCTGTGGTTCGTCCACTACCATCCGGGCACGCCCATGCGGCGTAACCGCTTCGGCATACCGGAGCCTCATACCCGTCACGGCGCTCATCGTGCTCGTCGCCTGGCGGCCTGGGCCCTGGACCTGATCCTGCTGCCGCTGGTGGGCTTCGACGATCAAGGCCAGCGTATGGGCATGGGCGGCGGCTTCTACGACCGCAGCCTGGCCTTCACCCGGCGCCCCGGCCCGCGACCCACCCTGATCGGGCTGGCCCACGACTGCCAGCGGGTGGACCGCCTGCCCGTCGCCCCCTGGGACGTACCGCTGGATGCCATCGCCAGCGACGCACGGGTCGTGCGCCCCTGA
- a CDS encoding cell division protein ZapA — protein sequence MSEDASRPTAQVTLLGRHYVFACNPGEERKLERAARYLDRAMQGIHSQNNLLGNERVALMAALNIAHELLEVLDTRRHEEQQLGQLSERLEQATAGASLRSRTSAE from the coding sequence ATGAGCGAAGACGCCTCTCGCCCCACCGCCCAGGTGACCCTACTGGGCCGGCACTACGTGTTCGCCTGCAATCCCGGCGAAGAGCGCAAGCTGGAGCGCGCCGCCCGCTACCTCGATCGCGCCATGCAAGGCATCCACTCCCAGAACAACCTGCTCGGCAACGAGCGCGTGGCGCTCATGGCAGCCCTGAACATCGCCCATGAGCTGCTGGAGGTGCTGGATACCCGCCGCCACGAGGAGCAGCAGCTCGGCCAACTCAGCGAGCGTCTGGAGCAAGCCACGGCGGGCGCCTCGCTGCGCAGCCGAACTTCCGCCGAATGA
- a CDS encoding UPF0149 family protein has protein sequence MSTTEDRPDFSTIADLFLSHGSMQSPAFLDGRLCAELALHDLTAEAWLEEVCHGLGIEQPRDRESGEALLAWRRQTLDALADAALNYEPLLPDDLFSLAERARGLQEWTLGFLEVIEDAGDKPRQGWSQALREAIEDLEALGGMETDLEDNAENENDLFALTEHARMAAMLLYTEQHPGQPQVESGEPIQH, from the coding sequence ATGTCAACGACCGAAGACCGCCCGGACTTTTCCACCATTGCCGATCTGTTCCTCTCCCACGGCAGCATGCAGTCGCCCGCCTTTCTCGACGGCCGCCTGTGCGCCGAGCTGGCGCTTCACGATCTCACCGCCGAAGCCTGGCTGGAAGAGGTCTGTCATGGGCTCGGCATCGAGCAGCCCCGCGATCGCGAGAGCGGCGAGGCGCTGCTGGCCTGGCGCCGCCAGACCCTGGATGCCCTTGCCGATGCCGCCCTCAACTACGAGCCGCTGCTGCCCGACGATCTGTTCTCGCTGGCCGAGCGGGCTCGGGGCCTGCAGGAGTGGACGCTCGGTTTTCTCGAGGTGATCGAGGATGCCGGCGACAAGCCGCGCCAAGGCTGGTCGCAGGCGCTGCGCGAGGCCATCGAGGACCTCGAGGCGCTGGGCGGCATGGAGACCGATCTCGAGGACAACGCGGAGAACGAGAACGACCTGTTCGCGCTGACTGAGCATGCCCGCATGGCTGCCATGCTGCTGTACACCGAGCAGCACCCCGGTCAGCCGCAGGTAGAGAGCGGCGAGCCCATCCAGCATTAG
- the pepP gene encoding Xaa-Pro aminopeptidase: MLPDPLPRPAPIGNDEYRARRTALMRQLPKDSAVLLLGAGLVTRSRDSDYPFRQNSDFHYLTGFPEPDALLLLLPGRTEGESVLFCQERNPSLEAWTGIRLGAEGAVREHGVDQAYENGERDARLETLLDGRTTLYLMLDDTEAMALADDVRGRLAARVRRGALPPRSYADLAPLLHAQRLIKSEHELALMRHAARISALAHLRAMRTARPGLAEYHLQAELEHEFRWHGGSGPAYASIVGGGANACVLHYIENNKPLREGELVLIDAGAEFELYAGDITRTFPVDGRFSDAQRALYELVLAAQERAVEAVRPGATLTEIHDGVVRDLTAGLIRLGLLQGKVEARIEDESYKRFYLHSTSHWLGLDVHDVGEYRLQGEPRPLEPGMVLTVEPGLYIPPDEDIAPEFRGIGIRIEDDVAVTAEGHEVLTADVPKRVADIVALMASE, encoded by the coding sequence ATGCTGCCCGATCCCCTGCCCCGCCCCGCCCCTATCGGCAACGACGAATACCGTGCCCGCCGGACGGCACTGATGCGGCAACTGCCGAAAGACAGCGCTGTGCTGCTGCTCGGTGCCGGGCTCGTCACCCGCTCGCGTGATAGCGACTACCCCTTTCGCCAGAACAGCGATTTTCACTACCTGACCGGGTTTCCCGAGCCCGACGCCCTGCTACTGCTGCTGCCGGGACGCACCGAAGGTGAAAGTGTGCTGTTCTGCCAGGAGCGTAACCCCAGCCTGGAAGCCTGGACCGGTATTCGACTGGGGGCCGAGGGGGCCGTGCGCGAGCACGGTGTCGATCAGGCTTACGAGAATGGCGAGCGCGACGCGCGTCTGGAGACGCTGCTCGACGGCCGCACGACACTTTACCTGATGCTCGACGATACCGAAGCCATGGCGCTGGCCGATGACGTGCGCGGGCGCCTGGCCGCGCGGGTGCGGCGCGGTGCCCTTCCACCGCGCAGCTATGCCGACCTGGCGCCGCTGCTGCATGCACAGCGGCTGATCAAGAGCGAACACGAACTCGCCCTGATGCGCCATGCGGCACGCATCTCGGCCCTGGCGCACCTGCGTGCGATGCGCACCGCCCGCCCCGGCCTTGCCGAATACCACCTTCAGGCGGAGCTCGAGCACGAGTTTCGCTGGCACGGCGGCAGCGGGCCGGCCTACGCCAGTATCGTAGGTGGCGGCGCGAACGCTTGTGTGCTGCACTACATCGAGAATAACAAGCCGTTACGCGAGGGCGAGCTGGTGCTGATCGATGCTGGGGCCGAGTTCGAGCTGTATGCCGGGGACATTACCCGCACCTTTCCTGTCGACGGCCGCTTCAGCGATGCCCAGCGTGCGCTCTACGAGCTGGTGCTGGCGGCTCAGGAGCGTGCCGTGGAGGCAGTTCGCCCCGGCGCGACCCTTACCGAAATCCATGATGGCGTGGTACGTGATCTCACTGCCGGCCTGATCCGTCTGGGGCTGCTGCAAGGCAAGGTCGAGGCGCGCATCGAGGACGAGAGCTACAAGCGCTTCTACCTGCACTCGACGTCGCACTGGCTGGGGCTCGACGTTCACGACGTGGGGGAGTATCGCCTCCAGGGTGAGCCGCGACCGCTGGAACCGGGCATGGTGCTGACGGTGGAACCTGGCCTGTATATCCCACCTGACGAGGACATCGCGCCCGAGTTTCGCGGTATCGGTATCCGTATCGAGGATGACGTGGCGGTAACCGCCGAGGGGCACGAGGTGCTGACCGCCGACGTACCCAAGCGCGTGGCGGATATCGTGGCGTTGATGGCTAGCGAGTAA
- the ubiH gene encoding 2-octaprenyl-6-methoxyphenyl hydroxylase has translation MTAAGTHQVDIAIVGGGLVGASLACALAPLIERHGIKVAVVEAAPLTNSASTPWQPSFDARSSAIAQGSAERFRAMGLWEPMSEQAAAIHHIHVSEKGHLGVTRLTAAELDQPALGYVISNAWMGRVLHRRLAELPVEWHCPASVEAIDTAEEGYRLSLSDGCTLQAGLTVLADGGRSGLKEQLGIASDATPYDQVALIANVEVSHPHDGVAYERFTREGPIALLPLPGQQMALIWTHPAGREQARLALGDGDFLAELQRAFGDRAGRFRRVGSRHAYPLTLVTARETIRPGLAVLGNAAHSLHPVAGQGFNLALRGVTDLVAALEQAIADGQPFGGMLTLRDFEARRIVDRHQVIRFSDGLIRLFGIDHGLLAHARAAGLVGLNLIGPLRRGLARRAMGLER, from the coding sequence ATGACGGCGGCCGGTACGCATCAGGTGGACATTGCCATCGTCGGCGGCGGCCTGGTGGGGGCCAGCCTGGCCTGTGCCCTGGCGCCGCTGATCGAGCGCCACGGCATCAAGGTGGCGGTGGTGGAAGCCGCGCCCTTGACTAATAGTGCCAGTACGCCCTGGCAGCCCAGCTTCGATGCGCGTTCCAGTGCCATCGCCCAAGGTTCGGCTGAGCGCTTTCGTGCCATGGGGCTATGGGAGCCGATGTCCGAGCAGGCCGCGGCCATCCATCACATCCATGTGAGCGAAAAGGGGCATCTGGGGGTAACCCGGCTCACCGCCGCCGAGCTCGACCAGCCGGCGCTGGGCTATGTGATTTCCAATGCCTGGATGGGGCGCGTACTGCACCGCCGCCTGGCCGAGTTGCCTGTCGAGTGGCACTGCCCTGCCAGCGTGGAGGCGATCGACACCGCGGAGGAAGGGTATCGCCTCTCGCTTTCCGACGGTTGTACGCTGCAGGCCGGTCTGACGGTGCTGGCCGACGGCGGTCGCTCGGGGCTCAAGGAGCAGCTCGGCATCGCCAGCGATGCGACGCCTTACGATCAGGTCGCGCTGATCGCCAACGTCGAGGTCAGCCATCCGCACGACGGCGTCGCCTACGAGCGCTTCACTCGCGAGGGCCCCATTGCCCTGTTGCCGCTGCCGGGCCAGCAAATGGCGCTGATCTGGACCCACCCCGCAGGGCGTGAGCAGGCGCGGCTGGCGCTCGGCGACGGCGATTTCCTGGCCGAGTTGCAGCGTGCCTTCGGCGATCGGGCCGGGCGCTTTCGGCGCGTCGGCAGCCGCCATGCCTACCCGCTCACCCTGGTCACCGCCCGGGAAACCATCCGACCGGGGCTGGCAGTGCTGGGCAATGCCGCCCACTCGCTGCACCCTGTGGCCGGTCAGGGGTTCAACCTGGCGCTGCGCGGCGTGACCGATCTGGTCGCGGCTCTGGAGCAGGCCATCGCCGATGGCCAGCCGTTCGGCGGCATGCTGACGCTGCGCGACTTCGAGGCCAGGCGTATCGTCGATAGGCATCAAGTGATTCGCTTCAGCGACGGTCTGATACGGCTGTTCGGCATTGATCACGGTCTGCTGGCCCACGCCCGCGCCGCTGGGCTGGTGGGGCTCAACCTCATCGGCCCGCTGCGCCGAGGGCTGGCGCGCCGTGCCATGGGGCTGGAACGTTGA
- a CDS encoding UbiH/UbiF/VisC/COQ6 family ubiquinone biosynthesis hydroxylase, translating into MTETAQRPTAHYEVIIVGGGMVGAALAALLGRAEVAVALLDARPEPVAADRVGRGLPAMRVSALTPVSQRLLEGLEAWSWMAERRVTPYRFMQVWDGEGSGEVGFSAEQAGVPLLGHIVENDVILAALERSLAELPTVAVQLGTRVTGLEAGPAGRVVELDDGRRLSAPLVVAADGALSPLREMAGIPVHAHDTGHVAVVTTVRTERGHGGVARQVFRESGPLAFLPLTVDGDERYCSIVWSTSPEEAERLVALAPEGLARELQAAFEARLGAVEVVDRALAVPLTQRHAEHYVAPGFALVGDAAHSIHPLAGQGVNLGLMDVAVLAEEVLVARRRGIPLGEVRMLVRYARRRRGDNAAMLALMDGFRLLFGTRHPTLTLARNLGLAGVDRLVPLKRLLMRQAIGERGQLPVSCR; encoded by the coding sequence ATGACGGAAACGGCGCAACGGCCGACGGCGCACTATGAAGTCATCATCGTGGGGGGCGGCATGGTAGGTGCCGCCCTGGCTGCGCTATTGGGTCGGGCGGAGGTGGCCGTGGCCCTGCTCGACGCCCGCCCCGAGCCGGTCGCCGCCGACCGGGTGGGGCGTGGCTTGCCGGCGATGCGGGTCAGCGCCTTGACTCCGGTATCCCAGCGGCTGCTGGAAGGCCTGGAAGCCTGGTCCTGGATGGCGGAGCGCCGGGTGACGCCTTATCGCTTCATGCAGGTGTGGGATGGCGAGGGTAGCGGTGAAGTGGGCTTCTCGGCGGAACAGGCCGGCGTGCCGTTACTGGGCCACATCGTCGAGAACGATGTCATTCTGGCGGCACTGGAGCGATCGCTGGCCGAGCTGCCCACGGTTGCCGTGCAGCTCGGCACGCGAGTGACGGGGCTGGAAGCGGGGCCTGCGGGACGCGTGGTGGAACTCGACGATGGCCGTCGCCTCTCGGCGCCATTGGTAGTGGCGGCCGATGGGGCGCTCTCGCCGCTGCGTGAGATGGCGGGCATCCCGGTGCACGCCCACGATACCGGCCATGTGGCGGTGGTGACCACGGTGCGCACCGAGCGCGGGCACGGCGGCGTGGCGCGCCAGGTGTTCCGGGAAAGCGGTCCGCTGGCCTTCCTGCCGCTGACGGTGGATGGCGATGAGCGCTACTGCTCCATCGTGTGGTCGACCTCGCCGGAAGAGGCCGAGCGACTGGTCGCGCTGGCTCCCGAGGGGCTGGCCCGCGAGCTGCAAGCGGCCTTCGAGGCGCGCCTGGGGGCGGTGGAAGTGGTCGATCGTGCCCTGGCGGTGCCCTTGACCCAGCGCCATGCCGAGCACTACGTAGCACCGGGCTTCGCCCTGGTGGGCGATGCGGCGCATAGCATTCATCCGCTGGCGGGACAGGGCGTCAACCTGGGGCTGATGGACGTGGCGGTGCTGGCCGAAGAGGTGCTCGTCGCGAGGCGGCGAGGCATACCCTTGGGCGAGGTGCGCATGCTGGTGCGCTACGCTCGTCGCCGTCGCGGCGACAATGCCGCCATGCTGGCGCTGATGGATGGCTTTCGCCTGCTGTTCGGTACCCGCCACCCGACGCTGACGCTGGCACGCAACCTGGGGCTTGCCGGCGTCGACCGGCTGGTGCCGCTCAAGCGACTGCTCATGCGCCAGGCAATCGGCGAACGTGGCCAGCTACCGGTATCCTGCCGCTGA